A window from Denticeps clupeoides unplaced genomic scaffold, fDenClu1.1, whole genome shotgun sequence encodes these proteins:
- the LOC114774339 gene encoding B-cell differentiation antigen CD72-like, whose protein sequence is ADNDDMTYSEVNIQSQGRPYEAEGRDVIYSVINQHPQNDPGGSVLVKLADASPQTKSRWPVLSKPCLTVLLTCICVLLLIITCTMGGLYAVMKKSHADEKERLISDGRESKKNLEKASANYKSLESRLNITLQGLNGNLSECHRTLTEQKETISLISKEKQDLQSNLSDIQQEKLRSKKLLKSIEMFKKDSNRPRSDSVVEGLQKGCLLGWVFFKEKCYYVSTDTKNWENSRVDCEEMGGHLLNLDNKDKLL, encoded by the exons AAGCTGAAGGAAGAGATGTCATCTATTCAGTCATTAACCAGCACCCTCAGA ATGATCCAGGTGGATCTGTGCTGGTCAAGTTGGCTGATGCCTCACCACAGACCAAGTCACGCTGGCCAGTCCTGTCAAAACCCTGTCTGACCGTGTTGCTGACCTGTATCTGTGTTCTTCTGCTGATAATAACCTGTACCATGGGAGGACTAT ATGCTGTGATGAAAAAGAGCCACGCAGATGAGAAAGAAAGGCTGATATCGGATGGTAGAG AGTCAAAGAAAAACCTTGAAAAGGCTTCTGCAAACTACAAGTCTCTGGAATCCAGACTCAACATCACCCTGCAGGGGCTTAATGGCAATCTGTCAG AGTGTCATCGAACCCTGACGGAGCAGAAGGAAACCATCAGCCTCATCTCCAAAGAAAAACAGGACCTGCAAAGTAATTTGTCAG ATATCCAGCAGGAGAAGCTTAGAAGCAAAAAATTACTGAAGAGCatagaaatgtttaaaaaag ATTCCAACAGGCCACGTTCAGACAGTGTTGTGGAAG GTCTTCAGAAAGGTTGTCTTCTTGGTTGGGTGTTCTTCAAGGAAAAGTGCTACTACGTCTCCACTGATACGAAGAATTGGGAAAACAGTCGGGTCGACTGTGAGGAGATGGGAGGACATCTGCTCAACCTAGATAATAAAGATAAGCTG